From a region of the Oryza sativa Japonica Group chromosome 6, ASM3414082v1 genome:
- the LOC4342037 gene encoding uncharacterized protein, whose protein sequence is MEKPSPPPPGKSRPDCVNSSNPYHECSDYCLRQIVKSREDNHRWSRVHPHCINASNPYHACSNFCFRRIIHAKPSPSGLERPVQEPPASEAVPAQADDDDDAQTDDDDEEDAAADDDDGYLKMTVTENQKLVFELRVRPSTILRFVVAAVCALLVIHLLGVSLVVVAHALI, encoded by the exons ATGGagaagccgtcgccgccgccgccggggaagtCGCGGCCGGATTGCGTCAACTCGTCGAACCCGTACCACGAGTGCTCCGACTACTGCCTCCGGCAGATCGTGAAGTCCAGGGAAGATAATCATCGGTGGTCGCGCGTCCATCCCCACTGCATCAACGCCTCCAACCCCTACCACGCCTGCTCCAACTTCTGCTTCAGGAGGATCATCCACGCCAAACCCTCACCTTCAG GGTTGGAGCGTCCGGTGCAAGAGCCGCCTGCGTCCGAAGCTGTTCCTGCCCAAgctgacgacgatgatgatgcccaaactgacgacgacgacgaggaggacgctgccgcagacgacgacgatggttaCCTGAAGATGACAGTGACAGAGAATCAGAAGCTAGTATTTGAGCTTCGGGTGCGGCCATCGACGATTCTGCGGTTTGTGGTAGCTGCTGTGTGTGCACTCCTGGTTATTCATCTCCTCGGCGTATCTCTAGTTGTCGTTGCTCACGCCCTCATTTGA
- the LOC4342036 gene encoding uncharacterized protein: MEERQAVNPACPNAANPFHRCADYCPVPAPAAATAKPPPPPPSSRPAQNGTAAPQNGTAAAQNGIAEQNGSTHSDGELQAKPRRRDRAGGSGGLPFYVFLREGADGDGKKVDPRCPNAPNPFHVCTEHCAAKMAEVSRSSEGGKSPMSLFSRHSRRSSSSEDGSVRSGSSKKVDPKCPNAGNPFHECTEHCAAKMKEVGQQNKTVKKSSSRKKGGKEISVVQNWKVDPRCPNASNPFHICAQYCFDHLNETGQKDTSKPDSRKGKAVVKAEQTGEINPDCVNASNPYHKCGEHCKRKGDR, from the exons ATGGAGGAACGGCAGGCGGTCAACCCGGCCTGCCCCAACGCCGCCAACCCCTTCCACCGCTGCGCCGACTACTGCCCCGTccctgctcccgccgccgccaccgccaagccgcccccaccgccgccgtcttcccgaCCGGCGCAGAACGGGACCGCGGCGCCGCAGAACGGGACGGCCGCGGCGCAGAACGGAATCGCGGAGCAGAACGGGAGCACGCACAGCGACGGCGAGCTGCAGgcgaagccgcgccgccgcgacagggccggcggatccgggggcctCCCCTTCTACGTCTTCC TGCGCGAGggagccgacggcgacggcaagaagGTGGACCCGCGATGCCCCAACGCGCCCAACCCGTTCCACGTCTGCACCGAGCACTGCGCCGCCAAGATGGCCGAGGTCAGCCGCTCGTCGGAGGGCGGGAAGTCCCCCAtgtccctcttctcccgccactcgcgccgctcctcctcctctgaaG ATGGCAGCGTGAGATCGGGGAGCAGCAAGAAGGTGGATCCTAAGTGCCCAAATGCTGGCAATCCATTCCATGAATGCACTGAGCATTGTGCTGCCAAGATGAAGGAGGTGGGTCAGCAGAATAAGACTGTTAAGAAGTCGTCCTCACGCAAGAAAG GGGGAAAGGAGATCTCTGTTGTGCAGAACTGGAAGGTGGATCCGAGGTGCCCAAATGCGTCCAACCCATTCCATATATGCGCCCAATACTGCTTTGATCATTTGAATGAAACGGGTCAGAAAGATACAAGCAAACCAG ACTCAAGGAAGGGCAAAGCTGTTGTGAAAGCAGAGCAAACAGGAGAAATCAATCCTGATTGTGTGAATGCGTCCAATCCCTACCACAAGTGTGGGGAACATTGTAAGAGAAAGGGTGACAGGTAG